DNA sequence from the Oryza brachyantha chromosome 5, ObraRS2, whole genome shotgun sequence genome:
TTGCAATACAAAAGTGTGGAGCGCATTAAGGTGGTTGGCAAACATAGCCTTATTGGAGCGAGTGGGGAATTCAGTGATTTCCAGGAGGTTCTGCGCTGTTTGGATGAACTAACGTAAGTTCCCTCGAATGGTTAACCGTACCTCATTGCTAGGATTTTTTAGGTACCATTCGACGTCCTCCGTTACTTTACATCCAacggatttaatttttttataatacgCTGGTATTatatgtagtagaaattttatatagataaaattggAACTAAGATATATGACACTGCATAAATTTATgtgtaatatattatattgaaatagatgaattgataATATATCTCaccaaagttttaaataaaatatttaatgcacttataaatatatacaattagatttatattttactacactactacccAAAAGGTACCATAACAATTCCCCGTCGCTATGAACAGCCCGTGTGACATTTTCATCGATGtccttttcagttttttcgaTCATATGTGCGACGATGGAAACTCACTGGGTCCCAAAGAGATTCATAGCTACCTGACAAGCGTAATGTACAGCAGACGGAGCAAGTTTGATCCTCTATGGAACTCCCTCGTAATTGGTGGAGTGAAGAAGGGTCCAAACGGCGAAGAGAAATATCTTGGCACGGTATATTGTTCTTCATTCAGATAACCTTTTCCTGTCCCGTTTGGTTTGCCAAGCATCTCATGTCCAATTAGCCGGTCTTCGAGTGATTGTATTATCTTAATATAATTATCTGAGAtcaataaaagttttttttatctaaaaaaattgttgggtTGTTCAGGTTAACCTGATTGGTACACACTATGAGGAAAACCATATTGCAACTGGATTTGGTAACCAGCTGACAGTCCCTATACTTCGTGCTGAATGGCATGATAATATGACTTTTGAAGAAGCTGTTAGGCTGGTCGAGAAGTGCTTGCTCGTCTTGCTGTACCGTGACCGGTCATTTATCAACAAATTTCAGGTAGGAACCTGTCAGTGATAAAAAGATTGCTTAGTTTGCTTAATGTGTCGATCAAGTTTTCGCATATTTTTCAGTCTGCACTCTGCAGTTTCTTTGCTGAATGTTAGTCAAGTTTAGGAAGATTTTTAGTCTGCGGATTCTAAAATTGCAAAATGTGCTTGAAT
Encoded proteins:
- the LOC102708901 gene encoding proteasome subunit beta type-4-like: MSRRDDDDDLYRRSNGGASVDIAGAAATRLSGGHSTHTREHTLPTNYFRCITSNRYPHVTGTSVIALKYKDGVIMACDTGASYGSNLQYKSVERIKVVGKHSLIGASGEFSDFQEVLRCLDELTFFDHMCDDGNSLGPKEIHSYLTSVMYSRRSKFDPLWNSLVIGGVKKGPNGEEKYLGTVNLIGTHYEENHIATGFGNQLTVPILRAEWHDNMTFEEAVRLVEKCLLVLLYRDRSFINKFQIAKITAEGATIYQPYSLKTHWGFSAFENPSKGAVGSWSQVNSQDAAHC